One region of Roseovarius faecimaris genomic DNA includes:
- a CDS encoding type II secretion system F family protein has product MNETIFLVALFVAVLIIAYTIIRYILNRRQIARNLASTKRKRKQSNEDINKVLGSGNEEIRYYLDVVQNEPQNSLRMRLVQAGYFSKSALAYFNIIRFTIAAIAFGAVQFGIGAMAPSISLALLLMMAMVAAGVGFILTSAVLENMGKKRTREFRKLFPDFMDLLLVCVDAGLSINAAIDRVTREFLLTTRDFGVQLSIINLEIRAGRPLHEALSNFSKRIAVEEAQTLAVLFKQSEELGASVSKTLRVFSKEMRQMRLIRAEEKANALPIKMLFPMALFMFPVNLIIVLVPILLVILEMLSGLAPR; this is encoded by the coding sequence ATGAACGAAACTATCTTCCTCGTTGCGCTGTTTGTGGCGGTTCTGATCATCGCCTATACGATCATCAGGTATATTCTGAACCGTCGCCAGATCGCCCGCAACCTGGCCAGCACAAAGCGCAAGCGGAAGCAGTCGAACGAGGATATCAACAAGGTTCTCGGCTCCGGCAACGAGGAAATACGGTACTACCTCGACGTGGTGCAGAATGAACCGCAGAATTCCTTGCGGATGCGGCTTGTGCAGGCCGGATATTTCTCAAAATCGGCTCTGGCATATTTCAATATCATCCGATTCACCATTGCGGCGATCGCCTTCGGCGCCGTGCAATTCGGTATCGGTGCAATGGCACCGTCGATCAGCCTTGCTTTGCTTCTCATGATGGCCATGGTTGCGGCGGGTGTGGGCTTCATCCTGACGTCGGCTGTCCTTGAGAACATGGGCAAAAAGCGCACGCGCGAGTTTCGCAAACTGTTTCCCGATTTCATGGATTTGTTGCTGGTCTGCGTCGATGCGGGGCTGAGCATCAACGCGGCGATCGACCGCGTCACACGCGAGTTCCTGCTGACGACCCGCGATTTTGGCGTTCAGCTGAGCATCATCAATCTTGAGATCCGCGCAGGCCGTCCGCTGCACGAAGCGCTGAGCAATTTCTCGAAACGCATCGCTGTCGAAGAAGCACAAACCCTGGCCGTGTTGTTCAAACAATCCGAAGAGCTGGGGGCCAGCGTAAGCAAGACATTGCGGGTCTTCAGCAAGGAGATGCGGCAGATGCGTCTCATCAGGGCCGAGGAAAAGGCCAATGCTCTTCCGATCAAGATGCTGTTTCCGATGGCTCTTTTTATGTTCCCGGTCAACCTGATCATCGTGCTGGTTCCGATCCTGCTGGTTATTCTCGAGATGCTTTCGGGTCTTGCCCCGCGTTGA